One stretch of Roseimicrobium sp. ORNL1 DNA includes these proteins:
- a CDS encoding penicillin-binding transpeptidase domain-containing protein — MNAFLDQLTQSEVVHAISLVLAHSLWQGAVVAVVLAFLLRQMRRSTAQARYIVSCVGMLVLIAWPLVTFWQVNEGKSDVVRAPWPQAAGAPSFEQGLQSPRTPDASRVTSSISSTVQQSTATPRTEATISWQSWTILLWLTGMSLLSLWHLMGWIGLQRLRHRATTTLTGELASTASRLARQMKLPSSIRVCWSARVTGAISFGWLRPIVLLPASMATGFSAREIEMILAHEFAHLRRHDYLMNLLQSAVETLLFYHPAVWWIGRQIRREREHACDDIAVRVTGDARTYAQALVRLAESATLFSEDTPRLAMAAGAAGGLRQRIERLIRPGAASSSAIALRPVSGIITLALMLLFMGAPDAARPLQAQENAAHGPRGSIRDRNGVLLAVTDRPDRQIIFNLEKVVDAWRAKPGREVPLVTYTRSKADGTIGDVQEPDIVYLFQQLVLPVLEEHKLPRELDAEAMRSHYREHRGGRPFAYAKELPEDQLREAASVKSSVPGMDIHTVMLRRYPYKALAAHTLGIAANSSGVEGSMQALLEPQIAEDDTTKPAARGSDVYLTLDVRHQYIAERALRDGDPAIGRGAVVLLDVQSGDVLAMASAPSFDPNEYIPAISKEKFKKYSKATTLPMLNRAVRSIVPGATFLVATSLAGICDGKEGFQHTCVGGSTFGTKFMQCWIGQKDGMHGPMDLRKGMQESCNPYFYNLGNAIRPEKFDSIVALLGIGQDVAIELPENDRGIFPNRAWWEKQRPGAPYTEATVANMSIGQGALQVSPLQLASLMVPVANGGLVWRPRLVDRVAPGGDVSHEEKRPRKLVGNLRDQGLTDTGLEALRSAMRAGVTEGYALGAKVPDLPIVGRTGTAQNWRLANGVALKDNHTLFIAYAPMEKPKWAICVLVQGGKSGGTSSAPIAAHILTQVAEVEAGKRKVEAQPVEPIEGSFDPVERVSFPRITQ, encoded by the coding sequence GCCCAGGCGCGCTACATCGTGTCCTGCGTGGGAATGCTCGTACTCATCGCTTGGCCACTCGTGACGTTCTGGCAGGTCAACGAAGGGAAGAGTGACGTAGTCCGCGCACCGTGGCCGCAGGCAGCGGGGGCACCTTCTTTTGAGCAGGGGCTTCAATCACCCAGAACTCCTGACGCTTCGCGAGTCACCTCATCCATCTCGTCGACCGTCCAGCAATCCACGGCCACACCCAGGACGGAAGCCACCATCTCCTGGCAAAGCTGGACCATTCTGCTCTGGCTTACGGGTATGTCGCTACTGAGCCTCTGGCACCTCATGGGCTGGATCGGGTTGCAGCGCTTGCGGCATCGGGCCACCACCACACTCACGGGCGAACTTGCGAGCACTGCGTCGCGGTTGGCCCGCCAGATGAAACTCCCCTCCTCCATCCGCGTGTGCTGGTCCGCACGTGTCACGGGAGCGATCTCCTTTGGTTGGCTGCGTCCCATCGTGCTCCTCCCCGCCTCGATGGCCACCGGATTCTCTGCACGGGAAATCGAAATGATCCTGGCGCATGAGTTCGCGCACCTGCGCCGGCATGATTACTTGATGAATCTACTCCAGTCCGCCGTGGAGACGCTGTTGTTTTACCATCCCGCGGTGTGGTGGATCGGCCGGCAGATCCGGCGCGAGCGGGAACATGCCTGTGATGATATTGCGGTGCGGGTCACGGGTGATGCCCGGACGTATGCGCAGGCTCTGGTCCGGCTTGCGGAGAGTGCCACGCTGTTTTCAGAAGATACTCCGCGTCTCGCCATGGCGGCTGGGGCGGCGGGTGGTCTGCGCCAGCGCATCGAGCGCTTGATTCGCCCCGGAGCGGCATCATCCAGCGCAATCGCCCTTCGCCCCGTCTCGGGCATTATTACTCTCGCGCTGATGTTACTCTTCATGGGAGCACCTGATGCAGCACGGCCTTTGCAAGCTCAGGAGAACGCTGCACATGGCCCACGGGGTTCCATCCGCGATCGCAATGGCGTGCTGCTCGCCGTGACTGACCGGCCGGATCGGCAGATCATCTTCAACCTGGAAAAGGTGGTGGACGCCTGGCGAGCCAAGCCGGGGCGCGAGGTGCCGCTCGTCACCTATACAAGATCGAAGGCCGATGGAACCATCGGGGACGTGCAGGAGCCGGACATCGTCTACCTCTTCCAGCAATTGGTGCTCCCTGTTCTGGAAGAGCACAAGCTGCCCCGCGAACTCGACGCGGAAGCCATGCGTAGCCACTACCGGGAGCATCGGGGCGGAAGGCCCTTCGCCTACGCCAAGGAACTGCCGGAAGATCAGCTCAGGGAGGCAGCATCGGTGAAATCGAGCGTGCCGGGCATGGATATTCACACCGTCATGCTGCGCCGCTATCCGTACAAAGCGCTGGCTGCGCACACCTTGGGGATCGCGGCTAACTCCAGTGGTGTAGAAGGGTCCATGCAGGCCCTCCTGGAACCTCAAATCGCAGAGGATGACACCACGAAACCGGCAGCGCGTGGTTCGGACGTCTACCTTACCCTCGATGTGCGGCATCAGTACATCGCCGAGAGAGCCCTGCGGGACGGTGACCCGGCCATTGGAAGAGGTGCGGTGGTGCTTCTGGATGTGCAGAGCGGTGATGTCCTTGCGATGGCTTCCGCGCCATCCTTCGATCCGAATGAGTACATTCCCGCCATCAGCAAAGAGAAGTTCAAAAAGTACAGCAAGGCCACCACCCTCCCGATGCTGAATCGTGCCGTGCGGAGCATCGTACCCGGTGCCACCTTCCTCGTGGCCACTTCACTCGCCGGCATCTGCGATGGGAAGGAAGGTTTTCAGCATACCTGCGTGGGAGGCTCGACCTTTGGCACCAAGTTCATGCAGTGCTGGATTGGCCAGAAGGACGGCATGCATGGCCCTATGGATCTGCGAAAAGGGATGCAGGAGAGCTGTAATCCCTACTTCTACAATCTGGGGAATGCGATCCGCCCCGAGAAATTCGACTCCATCGTCGCACTGCTCGGCATCGGTCAAGATGTGGCCATTGAGTTACCGGAAAACGATCGGGGCATTTTCCCAAACCGGGCCTGGTGGGAAAAGCAGCGGCCTGGTGCGCCGTACACGGAGGCCACCGTGGCGAACATGTCCATTGGCCAGGGCGCGCTTCAGGTCAGTCCCCTGCAGCTTGCTTCCCTCATGGTTCCCGTGGCCAACGGAGGGTTGGTCTGGCGTCCACGGTTGGTGGATCGCGTGGCGCCGGGCGGAGACGTCTCACACGAGGAAAAACGCCCCCGCAAGCTTGTGGGCAATCTTCGGGATCAGGGGCTCACGGATACAGGTCTGGAGGCACTGCGCTCCGCCATGCGGGCCGGAGTGACCGAAGGATATGCGCTGGGTGCGAAGGTGCCGGACCTGCCCATCGTCGGCAGGACCGGTACGGCTCAAAACTGGCGCCTCGCCAATGGTGTGGCCCTGAAAGACAATCACACCCTGTTCATCGCCTACGCTCCCATGGAGAAACCGAAGTGGGCCATCTGCGTGCTGGTGCAGGGCGGCAAGAGCGGTGGCACGAGCTCCGCCCCCATTGCCGCTCATATCCTGACGCAAGTGGCCGAGGTCGAGGCCGGGAAACGGAAGGTGGAAGCGCAGCCTGTAGAGCCGATCGAGGGTTCGTTTGATCCGGTTGAGCGGGTGTCGTTTCCGCGGATTACGCAGTGA
- a CDS encoding ABC transporter permease, with translation MNSTSLILQSARHYWKSHLGLLFGAFLASAILSGSLVVGDSVRASLRKAAAQRLGNIQSGMLGGDRWFTEELARKDGAAPVIILNASVSESSGKARVNAVQVLGVDAEFWKLSPSGRQVFPEKSEKSSPLAVNESLARKLGVKVGDTVVVRMERPSAISKDAPLSGSTNDETTLRRTVTAVVPAEDFGHFQLTASQTGNDTLFLPLAELQAELEKAGRVNAWFQPLLYEAIEHPTLGGETLEDFALKLTKVDGAVPEWELSTDRVFLDEVIAEKVLKARPGAYGVLTYLVNGLSSQKSKERTPYSMVTAIPAERFSALGVNLSANHAGSAERPAAVSQWLAEDLNLALGDTFELRYFSVGLGRELQERNASFTVRGIIPMDQPALNKSWTPNFPGVSDVDNCRDWQPGIPVKLDAIRDKDEKYWDDFHGTPKAFIPLNVGKELWGNRFGNLTSIRFPHKGEDEKSLRAELVKLLQLSDIGLVVRDFKSEANAAAKGSVDFGGLFVGLSMFLIASALIFSALLFLFTLEKRVPQVGLLLAIGWTPKQVRLTLLGEAGIIALVGTALGLLGGVAYTKLALAGLNSVWSGATVGMKLIYDGQPDTLAIAFVSSILASMGILWLASRRLLKTSARELLAGEVAEPPAKSGKKRHAIGASTPAPKTGFFGAYWSPILCVVLAMGLSFAGGSAGSPEAVAGMFFGAGFLLLLAGLLVARRWLMSLEPDGSTGAHSVASSLGAIGLRNVTRRRGRSLSVIGMMAGGVFLVIAVNAFRLSANNDPARRDTGTGGFALLGESTLPIYEDLNSEPAWDTFALDEKLMKKVSVVPFRIREGDDASCLNLNRAQNPVISAVNPARLAGADGQKDRFAFASGSWSFIAGKAAENEPIPAIADQATALWGLGKGVGDTLAYTDAAGKTFHVKLVALLAGSVLQGKLIISEENFLARYPDAAGYRFFLIDAPVDSATAISGQLTKQVQTRGLAIEPAADRLAAFQAVQNTYIGIFTVLGGLGVLLGTAGLGVLAARNILERKGEFGLMQALGFLPARLRAMVLSEHAALLAAGLILGLVSAALTVWPNVKQSGGALPVGFLLWLNLGILAFGVAVCWLAARLALSGRLLDAVRRE, from the coding sequence ATGAACAGCACTTCTCTGATTCTGCAGAGCGCCCGGCACTACTGGAAGAGCCACCTCGGCCTGCTCTTCGGCGCGTTTCTGGCCTCCGCCATCCTCAGCGGCTCGCTCGTGGTGGGCGATTCAGTTCGCGCCAGCCTGCGTAAGGCGGCAGCCCAGCGGCTGGGAAACATCCAGTCTGGCATGCTCGGCGGTGACCGGTGGTTCACTGAAGAGCTGGCCCGAAAGGACGGAGCAGCTCCGGTCATCATTCTCAACGCCTCGGTCAGCGAATCCTCGGGCAAGGCTCGCGTAAACGCCGTTCAAGTACTTGGCGTGGATGCTGAGTTCTGGAAGCTGAGTCCCAGTGGTCGCCAGGTTTTTCCGGAGAAGTCAGAAAAATCCTCCCCGTTGGCGGTCAATGAATCTCTGGCCCGGAAGCTCGGAGTGAAGGTGGGAGACACGGTCGTGGTGCGCATGGAGCGCCCCAGCGCGATCTCCAAGGACGCTCCGCTCTCCGGCAGCACGAATGATGAGACTACCCTACGGCGGACGGTGACAGCGGTGGTTCCTGCGGAGGACTTTGGACATTTCCAACTCACCGCTTCGCAGACGGGGAATGACACGCTTTTCCTGCCACTCGCCGAACTTCAGGCGGAACTGGAGAAGGCCGGACGGGTGAATGCTTGGTTCCAACCCTTGCTTTATGAAGCCATCGAACACCCGACCCTCGGAGGGGAGACGCTTGAGGACTTTGCCCTCAAGCTCACCAAAGTGGATGGAGCCGTTCCAGAATGGGAACTCAGCACCGACCGTGTGTTCCTCGATGAGGTGATCGCGGAGAAGGTGCTGAAGGCCCGGCCGGGTGCCTACGGAGTGCTCACTTATTTGGTGAACGGGCTCTCTTCACAGAAATCCAAGGAGCGTACGCCCTATTCCATGGTCACTGCCATTCCTGCCGAGCGCTTCTCGGCGCTTGGTGTCAACCTGTCGGCGAACCATGCTGGTTCTGCCGAGAGACCTGCTGCCGTGAGCCAGTGGCTCGCAGAAGATCTCAACCTCGCGCTCGGCGATACCTTCGAGCTGCGGTACTTCAGCGTGGGGCTCGGCAGGGAACTGCAGGAACGCAACGCCTCCTTCACCGTCCGGGGTATCATCCCCATGGACCAGCCAGCACTCAACAAGAGCTGGACCCCGAACTTTCCCGGCGTCTCAGACGTGGACAACTGCCGTGACTGGCAGCCTGGCATTCCGGTAAAGCTGGATGCTATTCGGGACAAGGACGAGAAATACTGGGACGACTTCCATGGGACCCCCAAGGCATTTATCCCGTTGAATGTGGGAAAAGAACTTTGGGGCAATCGATTCGGAAATCTGACCTCGATCCGCTTCCCTCATAAGGGTGAAGACGAGAAATCATTACGGGCAGAGCTTGTTAAGTTACTCCAACTCTCTGACATAGGCCTTGTTGTGCGAGACTTTAAATCCGAGGCCAACGCAGCCGCCAAGGGCAGTGTGGACTTTGGTGGTCTTTTTGTCGGCCTAAGCATGTTTTTGATAGCCTCGGCGCTTATTTTTAGTGCCTTACTTTTCCTTTTCACGCTTGAAAAGCGCGTGCCTCAGGTTGGCCTGCTGCTGGCCATTGGCTGGACCCCCAAGCAAGTCCGCCTCACCCTTTTGGGCGAGGCAGGCATTATTGCGCTGGTCGGAACCGCCCTTGGACTGCTAGGTGGGGTGGCCTACACCAAGCTCGCGCTGGCGGGACTGAACAGCGTGTGGAGCGGTGCCACGGTGGGCATGAAACTCATCTACGATGGCCAACCTGACACGCTCGCCATCGCGTTTGTTTCCAGCATCCTTGCCAGCATGGGCATCCTCTGGCTGGCTAGCCGACGCCTGCTCAAGACCTCCGCCCGCGAACTCCTTGCGGGAGAAGTCGCGGAGCCTCCTGCAAAATCCGGAAAAAAGCGACACGCTATCGGAGCTTCCACGCCTGCCCCCAAGACTGGTTTCTTTGGTGCCTACTGGTCTCCCATCCTGTGCGTTGTCCTGGCGATGGGCCTGTCGTTCGCTGGTGGCTCCGCGGGGAGTCCAGAAGCCGTGGCGGGCATGTTCTTCGGCGCAGGATTCCTGTTGCTGCTGGCGGGGCTGTTGGTGGCCCGCCGGTGGCTCATGAGTCTGGAACCCGACGGCTCGACTGGCGCGCACTCCGTGGCCAGCTCTTTGGGCGCGATTGGCCTCCGTAATGTCACCCGCCGTCGCGGACGGTCGCTTTCGGTCATCGGGATGATGGCAGGTGGGGTGTTTCTCGTCATCGCCGTGAATGCCTTCCGCCTTTCGGCGAACAATGACCCGGCCCGCCGGGACACGGGGACGGGTGGCTTTGCCCTGCTTGGGGAGAGCACGCTCCCGATCTATGAGGACCTCAACTCCGAGCCCGCCTGGGACACCTTCGCCCTGGACGAGAAGCTCATGAAGAAGGTGAGCGTCGTGCCCTTCCGCATCCGTGAGGGAGATGACGCGAGCTGCTTGAACCTCAACCGCGCCCAGAACCCGGTCATTTCAGCGGTGAATCCGGCACGTCTCGCCGGCGCTGATGGACAGAAGGATCGCTTTGCTTTCGCGTCTGGTTCGTGGTCGTTCATCGCGGGCAAGGCGGCGGAGAACGAGCCTATCCCGGCTATTGCCGACCAGGCCACCGCACTCTGGGGCCTGGGCAAGGGAGTGGGGGACACGCTGGCCTATACGGACGCTGCCGGAAAAACGTTCCACGTGAAACTCGTGGCCCTGCTCGCGGGCAGTGTGCTGCAGGGGAAGCTCATCATCAGTGAGGAGAACTTCCTTGCGCGTTATCCTGACGCGGCGGGTTACCGGTTCTTCCTCATCGATGCTCCTGTTGACTCTGCCACTGCTATCAGCGGCCAGCTCACGAAGCAGGTGCAGACACGAGGCCTCGCCATCGAGCCTGCGGCGGATCGACTCGCGGCTTTCCAGGCAGTGCAGAATACCTACATCGGCATCTTCACGGTGCTGGGTGGGCTGGGAGTTCTGCTGGGCACCGCTGGTCTCGGTGTGCTGGCGGCGCGGAACATCCTGGAACGGAAAGGCGAATTCGGCCTCATGCAGGCACTGGGTTTCCTACCGGCGAGACTCCGCGCCATGGTGCTCAGCGAGCATGCCGCGTTGCTGGCTGCGGGATTGATTCTCGGCCTTGTAAGCGCCGCGCTCACGGTGTGGCCGAACGTGAAGCAGTCCGGCGGCGCGCTGCCCGTGGGCTTCCTCCTGTGGCTCAATCTTGGCATCCTCGCCTTCGGCGTAGCCGTGTGCTGGCTGGCCGCGAGATTGGCCTTGAGTGGCCGACTGCTGGATGCGGTGAGGCGGGAGTAG